Proteins found in one Actinokineospora alba genomic segment:
- a CDS encoding type I polyketide synthase, which translates to MAESVESGRIAIVGMAVRVPGAERDLDLFWRNVEQGVDSISFFERDELIGWGVPAETVDQPNFVPARGIIRDADCFDGRLFSYSPQDCALMDPQQRVLLECAWGALEHAGYSPIAQDGNRTAVYAGTGMNVYLLDNLWPNERALKAAGGLQLVISSDKDFAATRIGYKLNLQGPGIVLQSACSTSLVAVHLAAQSLLTYEADVALAGGATVAPPTRRGHLHEPGGIFSPDGRCRTFDSRAGGTVPADGAGMVVLKRLEDALRDNDTIHAVIAGSAVNNDGARKAGFTAPGPSGQAAVIAAALDVAEVDPDTIGVIETHGTGTALGDPIEVAALRQVFDTDRADRAPCALTALKSVVGHLDTAAGVVGVIKMALALTHRTVPPVAHFESPNPALKLEDSVFSVPAAARPWEPIDGVRRGGVSAFGIGGTNAHVVMEEAPPPRPVRRRRCAELILVSAKTEAAAKESLARVREFVAGSEDHQLADVAYTLRTGRAVLPYRAAFVTGTDADRTPVRAGSARGLVFALTADGELTGNRPNYDADPVYRAVIDQGVGELRAAGATVDPRSERFLAAAGLAAALRGRGVRPDAVIGHGVGAIAAACAAEVLTVSEGLGLVAATLPDNWIRPRTPQLPVYSPVTGAELTDDEALDPDFWRALLAEPTGDMVSRTVARLAPAAWVEIGTAVTAHLPGGPAATPTDRNARFLTAVGALWELGFGGDWDPAHDAGRGRVPVPTYPFAATRHYFDAPGATTTERQS; encoded by the coding sequence ATGGCTGAGTCGGTGGAGTCGGGCCGGATCGCGATCGTCGGGATGGCGGTGCGCGTGCCGGGCGCCGAGCGGGACCTGGACCTGTTCTGGCGCAACGTCGAGCAGGGTGTGGACTCGATCAGCTTCTTCGAGCGCGACGAGCTGATCGGCTGGGGTGTCCCGGCCGAGACCGTGGACCAGCCCAACTTCGTGCCCGCCCGCGGGATCATCCGCGACGCGGACTGTTTCGACGGGCGCCTGTTCAGCTACTCCCCGCAGGACTGCGCGCTGATGGACCCGCAGCAGCGTGTCCTGCTGGAGTGCGCCTGGGGTGCGTTGGAGCACGCCGGGTACTCCCCCATCGCCCAGGACGGCAACCGGACCGCGGTCTACGCGGGCACCGGGATGAACGTCTACCTGCTGGACAACCTGTGGCCCAACGAGCGCGCGCTCAAGGCGGCAGGCGGGTTGCAGCTGGTCATCTCCAGCGACAAGGACTTCGCGGCCACCCGCATCGGCTACAAACTCAACCTGCAGGGGCCCGGCATCGTGCTGCAGAGCGCGTGTTCGACCTCGCTGGTCGCGGTGCACCTGGCGGCGCAGAGCCTGCTCACCTATGAGGCCGACGTCGCCCTCGCGGGCGGGGCGACCGTGGCGCCGCCGACCCGGCGGGGGCATCTGCACGAGCCTGGTGGGATCTTCTCCCCCGACGGCCGCTGCCGGACCTTCGACAGCCGGGCCGGGGGCACGGTGCCCGCCGACGGCGCGGGCATGGTCGTGCTCAAGCGCCTGGAAGACGCCCTGCGGGACAACGACACCATCCACGCGGTGATCGCCGGTTCGGCGGTCAACAACGACGGCGCCCGCAAAGCCGGGTTCACCGCGCCCGGCCCATCGGGACAGGCCGCGGTGATCGCCGCCGCGCTCGACGTGGCCGAGGTCGACCCGGACACCATCGGCGTGATCGAGACGCACGGGACCGGGACCGCGCTGGGCGACCCGATCGAGGTGGCCGCGCTGCGCCAGGTGTTCGACACCGACCGGGCGGACCGGGCGCCGTGCGCGCTGACCGCGCTCAAGTCGGTCGTCGGGCACCTCGACACCGCCGCGGGGGTGGTCGGCGTGATCAAGATGGCGCTGGCGCTCACGCACCGGACGGTGCCGCCGGTCGCGCACTTCGAGTCACCCAATCCGGCGCTCAAGCTGGAGGACTCGGTGTTCTCGGTGCCCGCCGCGGCCCGGCCGTGGGAGCCGATCGACGGTGTCCGCCGTGGCGGCGTCAGCGCGTTCGGCATCGGTGGGACCAACGCCCACGTGGTGATGGAGGAGGCCCCGCCGCCGAGACCGGTGCGACGGCGGCGGTGCGCCGAGTTGATCCTCGTCTCGGCGAAGACCGAGGCCGCGGCGAAGGAAAGCCTGGCTCGGGTCAGGGAATTCGTCGCGGGCAGCGAGGACCACCAGCTCGCCGACGTCGCCTACACGCTGCGGACCGGGCGGGCGGTGCTGCCGTACCGCGCGGCTTTCGTCACCGGCACGGACGCGGACCGCACGCCGGTTCGGGCGGGCAGCGCCCGCGGCCTGGTGTTCGCGCTGACCGCCGACGGTGAGCTGACGGGCAACCGGCCCAACTACGACGCGGACCCGGTGTACCGCGCGGTCATCGACCAGGGCGTCGGCGAGCTGCGGGCGGCCGGTGCCACGGTCGACCCACGCAGCGAACGGTTCCTCGCCGCGGCCGGACTCGCCGCCGCCCTGCGCGGCCGCGGTGTGCGCCCGGACGCGGTGATCGGGCACGGCGTCGGCGCGATCGCCGCCGCGTGCGCGGCGGAGGTGCTCACCGTGTCAGAAGGGCTCGGCCTGGTCGCCGCGACCCTGCCGGACAACTGGATCCGGCCGCGAACGCCCCAGCTCCCGGTGTACTCCCCGGTCACCGGTGCGGAACTGACCGACGACGAAGCACTCGACCCCGACTTCTGGCGCGCCCTGCTCGCCGAACCCACCGGGGACATGGTCTCGCGGACCGTCGCCCGGCTCGCACCCGCGGCGTGGGTCGAGATCGGGACCGCCGTCACCGCGCACCTGCCCGGCGGGCCCGCGGCGACCCCGACCGACCGCAACGCCCGGTTCCTGACCGCCGTCGGCGCGCTCTGGGAACTCGGATTCGGCGGGGACTGGGATCCGGCACACGACGCCGGACGCGGGCGTGTGCCCGTTCCCACCTACCCGTTCGCGGCCACCCGGCACTACTTCGACGCGCCCGGCGCGACCACCACAGAGAGGCAAAGCTGA